A stretch of the Fusarium musae strain F31 chromosome 2, whole genome shotgun sequence genome encodes the following:
- a CDS encoding hypothetical protein (EggNog:ENOG41), which translates to MKGERLRSTFGLLLQSGSAFSRTGQIRQLHKTRPAHPIPKPRPFVPDVPTFLTLIGRGLNKYANKFPSWNALFSLTSPELKELGIEPPRNRRYLLHWMQRYRKGSLGPGGDFEYVKDGQALLKVATPPPSALSDTKWVVNVPHDFTPDQKVPQKATKKSAGEKDTGSYLVRPNGYRVVGHETIAGPFAQPISGTSGAIVKVTEGMWEDRQGRKIDGGERRRAEVRFKKRSAERRAEREAEMLANM; encoded by the coding sequence ATGAAGGGCGAACGGCTCAGGTCAACATTTGGCCTGCTTCTGCAGAGCGGCAGTGCCTTTTCAAGGACAGGACAGATCCGACAACTTCACAAGACACGACCTGCGCACCCGATCCCCAAACCCCGACCATTCGTTCCCGATGTGCCAACCTTCCTCACCCTGATCGGCCGTGGCCTCAACAAGTACGCCAACAAGTTCCCCTCATGGAacgctctcttctccctcaccTCGCCAGAACTCAAGGAATTGGGCATCGAACCACCCCGAAACCGGAGGTACCTTTTGCATTGGATGCAACGATATAGAAAGGGTTCGTTGGGCCCCGGGGGAGACTTTGAATATGTCAAGGATGGACAGGCTCTCTTGAAGGTCGCAACACCGCCTCCTTCAGCCCTCAGCGATACGAAATGGGTTGTCAATGTGCCCCACGATTTTACACCTGATCAAAAGGTTCCTCAAAAGGCTACAAAGAAGTCTGCGGGCGAAAAGGACACTGGCTCATATCTGGTCCGACCAAACGGATATCGAGTCGTTGGTCACGAGACGATTGCTGGACCCTTTGCCCAACCCATCTCTGGAACGTCGGGGGCTATTGTGAAGGTTACGGAAGGCATGTGGGAGGACCGCCAGGGTCGCAAGATCGATGGTGGTGAGCGCAGAAGGGCTGAGGTCCGATTCAAGAAGAGGTCGGCAGAGCGAAGAGCTGAGCGTGAGGCCGAGATGCTGGCCAATATGTAA